The window AGCAGAATATAAGAAGCAATGGCTGGAATATGTGAAAAGTGCAGGGATTAAATAGGTAAGTAAGTTGAGGGGATTCGCAGTGTATTGTCATCATGGATGGCAGTTGCTGCGAGTCCCTTTCTCGTTTTCATCTATAGGATCTAACTATTCACATTGACAGTAGCGTCAATTTTATATACATTGGAAGCAAAATGATTGTTCACAATATGACGAGAATGAAAGGAAATGAAGAGGATGAGCAGCAATGAATTTTTAAAGCTTGAAAATCAACTGTGCTTTAGTCTATATGCAAGTTCCAGAGCCATTACTCGCATGTATCGCCCATTTCTTGAAGGCTTGGGGATTACCTATCCGCAATATTTGGTGCTGTTGGTTCTCTGGGATCAAAAGGAAAGCACAGTCAAAGAGCTTAGCGAGAAGCTCGATCTTGATTCGGGTACTTTGACACCTATGCTTAAGCGGATGGAAAGTCAGCAATTGGTTCAAAGGAAACGGTCTTCTGAAGATGAACGTGTCGTGAATATTCAAATCACAGAAGCGGGTCTTGCCCTTTACGATAAGGCGCTTTGTATTCCACAGTCGCTGCTTGCGTCAAGCGGGCTGTCTCCTGAAGAAATATACAAGTTCAATGAACAGTTAAAACGTATTATAAGCAGCGTAAATGCGTTCGATTAAGGAACGACTATAGGTTTTGAAGTGAGGATCTGGAATGAGTTATTTCATATACATTTTAGTGAATAACATTGTACCTATTAGCATTATGATTGCGATCGGCGCGGCAATGTACCGCGCTTTCCACATTGATATTAAGACATTATCGAAGCTTAATTTCTA is drawn from Paenibacillus sp. V4I7 and contains these coding sequences:
- a CDS encoding MarR family winged helix-turn-helix transcriptional regulator, translating into MSSNEFLKLENQLCFSLYASSRAITRMYRPFLEGLGITYPQYLVLLVLWDQKESTVKELSEKLDLDSGTLTPMLKRMESQQLVQRKRSSEDERVVNIQITEAGLALYDKALCIPQSLLASSGLSPEEIYKFNEQLKRIISSVNAFD